The Bacillus andreraoultii sequence TTTACGTAACAAATCTTTAAAATTCGTATTTCCATCATCTTGTACAATTTCTTGAATACTATTTAAGTGCAGAACTAGCACATCAGCATCTGTAATTTCAATGATTTGTTTGCATTCTTCTACACCAAAACCATAGTTCAATTGGACTGCACCTAAATTTGCTACAATCGGGATATTGGGTGCATACTTTCTTAATTGAAAAGAGGCGTGATGCTCAGAACTTTCAATTAAAGCCCGAGTGGAACCTAGCGCGAGAACCCAACCACGTTCTTCAGCTGCAATGGCTAAATTCCGATTAATATTTTCCGCCATGAGTGCCCCACCCGTCATAGAACTAATTAAAAAAGGCGTTTCAATTGGTCTTTCTAAAAATTTAGTCGCCAATGATATTTCGCCAAAATCTACTTCAGGCAAAGCATTATGGATAAATCTTACATGTTCAAGACCAGTTGTTACATTTGTACCAGTTACTTTTTCATTTAATACAATATTAATATGTTCTGATTTTCTTTTATTAATTTCTTCAGGCAATCAAAACACCTTCTTTCAGGTGAAATAGTAAGTATAGATTTATTCTTCACTTGGAATTGCACCATAATTAGATAGTTGTAGTCCAAGCGGTTCGATATTGGCATCACGCCATTCTTTTA is a genomic window containing:
- the fni gene encoding type 2 isopentenyl-diphosphate Delta-isomerase; the protein is MPEEINKRKSEHINIVLNEKVTGTNVTTGLEHVRFIHNALPEVDFGEISLATKFLERPIETPFLISSMTGGALMAENINRNLAIAAEERGWVLALGSTRALIESSEHHASFQLRKYAPNIPIVANLGAVQLNYGFGVEECKQIIEITDADVLVLHLNSIQEIVQDDGNTNFKDLLRKIEQLCSKLDVPVGVKEVGWGVDGEVAARLTNVGISFIDVAGAGGTSWSQVEKFRSKEKAKRIAAEAFSDWGNPTVECVRSVRAQLPNQTIIASGGMRTGVDAAKAIAIGANHVGFARSILKEATETPEAVMEVMETRELELKMAMFGIGVKTLEELKKTNRVYIEKS